ATTTATGTTTTTTTAATCAGCTGAAACAATTTACTGTTTCATACAATTTATTTAATTCCGTTTGCCTGTTCTGTTCTTGTTACTACAAGCTCTTCAACATCATTCGGATTATCTATTGCATATCGCTTAATATCATTAATGGTCATTTCATCCAATATGTCCACTACATTTTTATAATCCGATTCTTTACCGGGCTTAATGGTAATGAAAAGGTCATCTACAGGCGTATTGGCTTTTTTAGTCAATACTACTTGTCTTATTTTTTTAAATGTAGAAGATTGCAATTTGGTTGGATCCATTCCTTCATAATAATAAACCTGGTCGTTCTTACCTAATAAAATGGTCAATGCACCACTTTCTTTAATTTTAGTAAGATCCTTATCCTGTATATCATCTTTCGGCATTAGCAGCTTCATAGTAGTAGGCTGACTTAATGTTGTAGTAAAGATGAAAAAGGTTATAAGCAGAAAACCAAGATCTACCATTGGAGTAAGATCCACACGAGTAGAAAGTTTTTTAGATTTTTTGACGCCGGGGCCTTTCTTATGACCACCACCGGACGACGTATCCATTTCTGCCATGGTATTCTAATTTTTTAAGTTAAACTAATCGTCTTGTTTAATTCCCTGAACACTTTTCTTATATAACTCAGTTCCTGGTGGCACCGCTTCGGGCGATGTCAGTAACTGGTATTTAAATACTTCATTCTTTTTAAACGCAGTCAGCACATCGCTTATAAAAGGATACTTAGCCAAATTATCGCCTTTAATAATAAAATGTATGTTATTTACATTCCCATTATAAGCCGCTAACCCTGCAGCTATCCAATCTTTCAGCTCCCCTCCCAACGTATCTAACGGTACGCCGGGTAAAGTTGTTTTTTTAACTTGTTCAGGAGTCATTTGTAAAAATTGTGATAAGCTTCCTACGGGTGCAGGTACCATGCTTGCGTTAACAAACTTGGTTCTTAAGCTGGCAGGTAGCTGGTCTCCTTTTAGTTTTTCCATTTCATCAAAAACCTTTCCTCTTATACCCGGGTCGCTCAATTCTACAAATGCTTTTCCTTCATGATTGATAGACACCACAAATGCATCTGTATTTAGTGAGGCTGCTTTTGAAGCTACAGAGCTGGGTATTTCAATAGGCACTGCTTCTGATGGTTTAAACTGAGCCGTTAATATAAAGAATGACAATAAAAGAAAAGCAACATCGCACATCGCCGTCATGTCGATGGACGTTCCTTTACGTTTTACTTTTGCTCTTCCCATTTGAATTATTTTATGCTTTACAATTAAGATTCAAAACCGTTTCCTTTCCATAACCCCGAAGGATTATTTATACAACGATGCAAAACTTTGAGTTAATGTAAAACCTGATTCATCGATCGCATAAGTAATAGAATCGATCTTGGTAGTGAAAATATTATACATTACAATAGCCAGTGCAGAAGTACCGATACCTAATGCTGTATTATATAACGCTTCAGAAATACCTTGAGATAATCCTTTTGCAGCTTCGCTACCAGCAGATTCACCTAAGTTACCGAAGGCACGAATCATACCCATTACCGTTCCTAACAGTCCGAATAAGGTTGCAATAGAAGCGATAGTAGATAAGAACACCAGGTTCTTTTCCAACATTGGCAATTCCAATGCCGTTGCTTCTTCTACTTCTTTTTGAATAGCCAATACTTTTTGTTCAGCATCCAAACTGTCCGTACCGATCATTTCTTTATACTTGCGTAAACCCGCTTTCATTACATTACCAACAGAACCTTTTTGTTTGTCAGCTTCTGAAATAGCAGCATCTACATTTTTATTTGCCAAATGATATTGTACTTTACGAATGAAATCTGCATTAGAACTTGTACCGGCAGCTTTAAGTATGGTTAACAATCTTTCAATTGAAAAAGTAATTACAATCAAGAAAGCTGCGATCAAAAGAGGAACAAGGATCCCTCCTTCGTACATTTTTACAAAGTTTCCGATAGGACCTTTATGGTCAGGCCAAAAACCGCCATTAGGATCAGGATTAGTAAAGTTTTTATCAGCTCCTAATAAAAAGCGCCAGATAAGATATCCTGCAATGATTGCCACTACTGGCACTACCCATGAAACATAGTTGCCGGATTTTTTTACCTGTACCGAAGTTGATGTTGGTTTAGTCTCTGCCATAAAAATTCAAGTTTTAATGAAAAATTGTAGTTTTTTAAAAATCGTTAATTATTTGCCCACACAATGCTAAGTAAAAATGCGTTGCTGTGAGCATTCTTTGTTCAGAAATTTTTTTTAGAGGAGGCACAAGGTAATGAAAAATTGAATGAAACAATTACCAACACTGATATTTTTGAGAATAATCGGGAAAAATTTACTGATAGCCTTTGACTATTATTTAACAAAAAAATCATATCTCTGTTTACTCATATCGCAACGCCTCAATGGGATTAAGCGAAGCTGCTTTATAAGCAGGATACAAGCCTGCCAAAATCCCGACCAATGTACAAACCGCTATGCCGCCAATAATCCAAAGCCAGGGAATGATAAAGCTTGTTTTTACGAGTATTGCAACCAGGTTTCCGCAGATAACCCCCGCAATGATCCCAAACAAAGCGCCCATCAAACTGATCAAAATAGACTCCCACAAAAACTGAGCTTTAACGTCAGCCGATTTTCCGCCGATCGCTTTTATCAAGCCGATCTCTTTGGTACGTTCATTTACTGCAACCAACATAATATTCATTAAACCGATAGCAGCGCCTATCAACGTAATAAAAGCAATTATTAAAGTGGCAAATCGCAAAATACCAAAACTATTAATTAAAGTAGATGCGATGCTGTCACTTTTATCGATATAAAAATTATCATCTTCTGTAAGGTCTAATTTACGTATAGGGCGAAACGCTCCGATAGCTTCCCCTACTGCCACATCCATCATTTTAAAATCATTTACCATGATGGCTATGCTGTATGATTGATTTCCGGTTCCATAAATACGCCGGATATTGTTGTAGGTAGTGATCACAATTTTATCCGCATTAAAAAAGGCACTGGAGCCACGGCTTTGCATCACACCTATTACCCGATAATGAATATTGGCTACGTTAATAATTTTATCAATCGCTTTTTGAGGGTCATCATATAATTTTTCTGACACTGCCTCGCCTATGATACATACATTCTCTCCATTCTCCACTTCCGCTTGATTAAAATTTCTGCCTGTTGCAATAGTGTAACCGCCTAATGCCAAATAGTTTTCATCTCCTCCCATTACTCTTACATCCGGATTGGTTTTTTTAAGATCGCTATTGACCACTATGTTATTGGGACCGGATAATGCAATGCTGACCTTGGCAGGAAATGAATAATTCTGCTTAAATAATTTTGCCTGGTCATAAGTAATTACTCTTCCCTCGCTGGATGCTTTTGCCTTTAAGGAGTTCTTATTTACCAATTTGGTTTCTCCATGTTTACCGCCGCCGAATTGTATCATGCGTTCTTTATATCGGATGCTGAAGGCATTAGCACCCATGGTAGAAAAGCTTTCCGTTAAGCTGTTATTGACTGCATCTACAGCAGTGATAATGGCGATCAGCGCCATTATACCCAATGCCATAATAATAACAGTAATGGCTGTGCGAAGGCGGTTGCCCTTAATGGTTCTAAACGATAAAGAGATGGAATCGACCGTTTTCATTCTTTACTAAAGTTAGGAATGATACTGCAAATGAAAATAAAGTAGTTAAATAAAGAATAAACAGAACAAGTGAGTGACACTACTATGCTTAATAGAAATAGTATTGCTAAGTACAAATAATTAATAATGCAATGCTTCTGTAATAATATCAGGATACAATCCTAACACAATAATTAATGCAGCTGTAATGATCAATAATATTTTAAACGCAGGTGTTACATCCCATGTTTGTTGAGCTGTTGTATTTTCTTTAAAGAATATAGCTTGTATGATCTTGAAATAATAATAAGCGCTCACTGCTGCACATAACACTGCCAAAATGATCAACCAATGAAAGTGTACGCTTTGGGCAGCTGACAACAACATATAAAACTTACTTACAAAACCGGCAGTTAAAGGAACACCTGTAAGGGATAATAAAAATATTCCGGCAGTAACTGCTAATACAGGTTGCTGCTTGATCAATCCATTAAACCCATCAATGGTGTAATCATTCATTTTAAGTAAGATAGCGAACATACCAATAGAAGCTAAACTGTACGCTGCTGCATATAACACCAATCCTTCTTTTGCCTGTTGATTTAATGCAAACAAAGCTAACAGCATAAACCCGGCCTGCGCAATACTCGAATAAGCCAGCATTCGTTTTACGCTTTGCTGAAATACAGCTGTAATATTTCCTATTAATAAAGTTGCTGCAGTAATAATTACGATAAGTGCTTGCCATTGTTGTTGCACTTTACCAAAAGCACCTTCAAACAAACGGATAAAGGCCATGAACACTGCAACCTTTACAATGGTTGCCATAAAGGAAGTAAAAACCGTAGGAGCACCATCATATACATCCGGTGTCCAAAAATGAAAAGGCGCGGCTGACGCTTTGAATGACATGGCAATTAATAAAAACACCAAACCAACCGCAATGAGTGTTGGCATTTTGCCGGCTCCCAAATTAATATTAGTGATATTGAAAGAAGCTACGTCCGCATTACCTCCATATACAAAGGCAATACCCATCAGCATAATGCCCGTAGAAAAAGCCCCCATCAAAAAATATTTCAATGCAGCTTCGTTGCTCTTTAGATTTCGTTTGTCACTCCCCGTTAGTATATATAAAGGAATAGAAATTATCTCTATTCCGATGAACAACATCAACAATGTATTGAATGTAGCTGCAATGCAAGCACCGCACAGCACAAAAAATATTAATGAAAAATATTCTGATACATGTTCTCCTACTTTCTCAATATCTCTTCCGCTCAATAAAAAATACAATAAAGTACAGGCGAGAATAATCGTTATAAAAGTGAGACTAAAACTATTGAAATGCAATGCATCTTTTACATCAATTACAAAAAAGGGTTTGCCTCTGTATATTTCACAGTAATTGGCAAGCAAAATAAATATCAGGCCAATTATTGCTAAATACTTAGGTGTGCTTTTACTTTTGATGAATACACCACCAAACATCATTACAATTCCCCATACTGCAGTAAATATAATCGCATTCATATTTTAATCTCAACGGGTAACCAACTTTGTTAATAAGGATACCGTGTCTTTTGATAAATCAAATATCGGTTGCGGATGAATTCCTATTGCAAATATTAAAACAACCAATATTGCTAATACAATTTTTTCATTCAATGAAACTTCTTTAACCGTTGCAGTCAATGCATTGGTTTCGCCATAAAATACTTTTTGCACCATGTTCAAAGTATAAACAGCTGCTAATATTACACTAATGCCTGCGATTGCTGCATACCATTTATTATACTCAAATAAACCGCTGAACATCATGAATTCTCCTATGAATGCATTGGTTAACGGCAAGGCAATATTTGCAAAGGCTATAACTACTAATGCAATGGTTAATACCGGTGCTTTAGTGGCAATGCCTCCGAGCTGAGATATCTTGCGAACACCTAATTGCTTTTCAGTCAAATCAATGACTATCCACAAACCAATAATATTAATACCATGATTGAACATTTGTATAATCACGCCTTCAAGTCCAATGGCTTTTGTAGCAAAGATGGCAGCACTCATTAAACCGATATGTGCAATAGATGAATACGCTACCAGGCGTTTTAAGTCATCTTGCTGAATAGCAATCAAGCTGGCGTATAAAATTCCTATTATTGAAAGAACAATTGCTACGTGATCAAACTTAGCAACGGCCAAAGGAAACACGGGCAATAGCCAACGTATCAGTGCAAACAAACCCATCTTTACCATGATACCGCTTAACACCATTGTAACTGCTGTTGGAGATTGCTCGTATGTGTCCGGTTGCCATGTATGAAAAGGAAATATCGGCATCTTTATAGCGAAGGCAATAAAAAACAACCAGAATAAAATGTTTTGTTGTGAATGATTCAGGCTTGCGTTATAAAATGCGTTCATTGCAAAACTGTGCGGCGCATAACTTGTAGGTGCTGTATGTAAATACACAAAGATGATCCCTACTAACATTAATAAGGAACCGGCAAATGTGTAAATGAAAAATTTGAATGTAGCCTGTATTCTTTTTTCACCACCCCAACGACTGCACAAGAAATAAACAGGTATTAATGCCAACTCCCAGAAGAAATAAAACAATAATGCATCAGTTGCTAAAAATACTCCCATTAACCCGCATTGAGCCAATAACATTAAACCATAAAATACGTTGGAGTTTTTATATTCATTTTTATAAGTAGCGCCAAATATTATAGGAAATGAAATAGCAGTTAGAAAAGTTAATATTCTTCCAACACCATCTAAACTAACAGAAAAGCTTGTGCCAAGATATCTTAACCATTCGTAGTTAAAAGTAAGTCCATTGTATGCTGCATTATCAGCATGATATAAACTTGCAGCTGAAATAAACAATGTAATCAGCGAAGCAATGAATGCCCACACTTTTACTATTGAATCTTTCTTTAAAAAGAAAGTAATCAATCCCGCTATTAGCGGAAAGAAGATCAATAAATGCGGAAATGTTATACTATCGCCGAGCATTAAAAAATATTTTTACAAAACAATTGAACAATAAATAAAACTAACATGCCAATTACCATCATTAGCACATATGCACCAACTTGGCCGCTTTGCAGCAAACGAATTTGGCGGCTGCTATAATTAACTGCTTTACCAACGCCATTCACAATTCCATCTATACCGCTTTTCTCAACTACGTTATTTAAGAATTTGCCAATTGCCTGTAAAGGTTTTACTATAATAGCATCATATAATTCATCGATATACCATTTGTTTGCCAGCACTTTACCTAATCCAGCTTCTTCTTTATCTGTTTTTTCGTATTTACTGAATTTAGTCCATGCGTATATTAAAGCTATCAACGCACCGCCAACAGAAACCGCCATCAATGCATATTCAGTTGCATGAGATAATGGTGTGTGTTCGTGTGCAGCCTGCAATACTTTTGATTGTGCAAATATGGGCGCTAAAAATTCTTCTAATTTATGACCGCCGTGCATGAATACTTCCGGTATTCCTATTAAGCCACCTACTATTGCTAATACTGCTAAAATGATCAATGGTATTGTGATAGCCGCCGGACTTTCATGTAAATGATGTTCCTGTTCATGCGTCCCTCTGAATTTACCAGTGAAAGTCATAGCATATAAGCGGAACATATAAAATGCCGTAAGCAAGGCACCTATTACTCCAATCACCCACAACACAGGACTTTGTTCATATGCTGCTGCTAATATTTCATCTTTAGAAAAGAAACCGGAGAATGGCGGCATACCTGCAATTGCAAAACATCCCGCCAAAAAAGTTGCGTGTGTAAAAAACATATGTTTTTTTAATCCGCCCATATTACGCATATCCTGTTCACCACCCATTGCATGTATTACACTACCTGCCCCTAAGAATAGCAATGCTTTAAAGAAAGCGTGTGTCATTACATGAAACACAGCGCCGGTATAAGCACCAACGCCTAACCCTAAAAACATATATCCTAACTGGCTAACGGTGGAGTATGCCAGCACTTTTTTAATATCGTTTTGTTTCAATGCGATTGTTGCCGCTAATATTGCTGTTGCAATTCCTATGATAGCTACCACATGTAATGTGCATGGCGCCATTGTATATAAAATGTTGCTGCGTGCAATCATGTAAACGCCTGCAGTTACCATCGTTGCAGCATGTATCAATGCACTCACAGGTGTTGGACCGGCCATCGCATCGGGCAACCAGGTGTATAAAGGTATTTGCGCACTTTTACCCGTAGCACCTACAAATAATAATAAGGTGATGCCTGTTATTTCTTTTGGAGATAGTTTGGAAACATTTGCAAATACGGTATGATAATCCGCTGTTCCTAATTTTGCAAGCAACCAAAATACAGCCAACAAAAATCCTAAATCGCCAATACGATTCATGATGAATGCTTTTTTTGCCGCATTCGTGTATTCTACATTTTTAAACCAGTAGCCGATCAATAAATAAGAGCAAAGTCCTACGCCTTCCCAACCGATGAACATGATCACATAATTTGCCCCTAATACCAATAACAGCATAGAGAAAACAAACAGGTTCAGGTATGCGAAATATTTTGCAAAGTCTTTGTCATCTTCTTCGTGCATATAAGATGTAGAGTAAACATGAATCAAGAAACCTACACCTGTAATTATTAATAAAAAGATTGATGATAATTGGTCAACTTGGAAAGCGAAATCAATTTTTAAAGAAGATGTATTGATGAATTCAAATAAAGAAACTACTGCAGAATTACCGGCTTTTACCTGGAAGAAAGCCATTAAGCTGATGATGAATGATGCCAGTATAACGCCGCTTCCAATTAATCCCACTAATGTTTTGCTTAACGATTTTCTGAAAAGACCGTTAATTAAAAAGCCGATAAGCGGAAGTAATGGTATTAAATAAATAAAATTCATTTCTTTTTCTAATTAAGAATTAATAATTAGCAATTAATAATTCTTTTGATTCGTTGTTATCTTAAATTATTCGCTTCACTAAAAGCCAAATAGAAATTCATCGTTGAACGCAGCGTCGCCATCGAAGTTCAATCAGGGAACAACTATTTGTTACCAAAAAAGAGCTTATAATGCAATCAATTCTTAATTACTAATTTTTAATTATTAATTAATTTTTTAGCCTGTTCAAAAAGTTCACATCTACACTATGCGTATTTCTATACAACATAACGATAATGGCTAAGCCCACACTTACTTCTGCCGCTGCTACTACCATTATAAAAAATACAAATACCTGCGCATCGCTTGCCAATGTTGGAAAATATTTTCCCAAGTGTGCATTGTGCATTTGCGAAAACGCTACCAACAATAAGTTTGCAGCATTCAACATCAGCTCCACGCACATAAAAATAATAATGGCGTTGCGACGTGTTAACACGCCGATCACACCAATGGTGAATAAAGCCGATGCTAAAAATATATAGTTAGATATCGCCATAAATTACGCTTGATGTTCTTTTTTTGAAATGATGACAGCGCCGACCATTGCGCTTAAAAATAGTACGCTGCTTATTTCAAAAGGCCCTACATAATCGGTAAATAATGCTTTACCTAAATGTCCTACCAAACCGATGCTTCCTGTTTTTAATTGTACGGGGTTCATTGCATCACCGCTTTGTTTTAAGGCTGCTACCAATACAATCAATAAACTTCCTCCCGCAATAGTACCACCGTATAATAAATATTTATTTCGTTGCGGTTCTGATGCTGCGTTTAAGTTCATCAGCATTACCACAAATAAAAACAGCACCATGATGGCGCCTGCATATACTATAATATTTACAATAGCTAAAAATTGTGCATTCAATAAAATATAATGCCCCGATATTGCGAAGAAAGTTACGATCAATGATAAAATACTGTGCACCGGGTTTTTACATATTACTACCAGCAATGCGCCACCCAATGTCAATACACTTAACAACCAAAACAATATTTGCGTAATGTTCATTATTGCAGATTAGTTCGTTTTACTTTGAGTTTTCTCTTTTAACCCTGTTACCTTTTGCTTTCGCATACTCGTCGGGGTTAGTTTTAGGATCAGGAATTAATAAATCGTCTTTAGCATAAATAAATCCTTTGCGTTGGTAATTAGCCGGCGCAAACGTTTCACTTAAATAAATAGCGTCTTTCGGACAAGCTTCTTCGCATAAACCACAAAAAATACAGCGCAACATATTTATCTCGTATTTAGCTGCATACTTTTCTTCTCTGTATAAATTTTCTTCGCCTGTTTTTCTTTCTGCAGCCTCCATTGTTATCGCTTCTGCCGGGCAAGCTACTGCGCACAGCCCACAAGCAGTACAGTTTTCACGACCTTCTTCATCTCTATTTAAAATATGCAACCCACGGAATACCGGGCTGAAAGGTCTTGTTTTTTCAGGATAATTAACCGTAGGTCTTTTCTTAAACATGTGACCAAACGTAATTGCCATGCCTTTTAAAATGGCAGGCAGATAAGCTCTTTCAGAAAAGCTCATCGGCTTACGGTCAACCTGTTTTGCTCTGTTTGTTAATGCCTGCATATTTAATGTTCCCGAACCTTTTAATTTTTTGCAAATATATTTTTTATCCTCAAAAATGCCAGTGATTTTGATGTAACAACACTACTGCTCCCGTCACCAACATATTGAATAAAGCTAATGGAATTAATGTTTTCCATCCCAAATTCATTAGTTGATCGTAACGAAAACGTGGAATTGTCCAGCGTACCCACATAAAGAAAAATAAAAAGCAAACTACTTTTATAAACAAGCAGCCTACGTGTAAAGCCGCCATCCAATTACCTCCTATTTTTTCCATTAAATGAGCGTCGTTTACAAAAGGAATATCATAACCGCCAAAGAATAACGTAGCCATTATCACGCTGCTGATAAACATATTAATGTATTCAGCAAATAAATAAAAGCCAAGCTTCATTGATGAATATTCCTGGTGATAACCGAAGTTCAATTCATTTTCTGCTTCTGCTAAATCAAACGGCGTACGATTACATTCTGCAAATGCGCAAATCAAGAATATCAAAAAGCCTAATGGCTGCTTTACAATATTCCAAATTCCATCCATCTGGAAATTCACAATTGATTTCAGGCTAAGCGTTCCCGTTATCATCAATAAAGCAATCAAGGAAATTCCCATTGCTAATTCATAGCTAATGATCTGCGAAGCCGCTCTCATGGCGCTCATTAATGAAAACTTGTTATTGCTTGCCCAACCTCCTATCATTATTCCATAAACACCTAAACTCAATACGCCGAATACATATAATATCCCAACGTTTACGTCCGCAACTTGCAATTGGATATCTCTCCCGAATAAATGAATGGTGTTTCCCCATGGAATTACAGCGCTTGTCATTGTTGCCGTCAACATTGCCAAACAAGGGCCTAATACAAATAAAAATCCTGTAGAAAGATTTGGAATAATTTCTTCTTTGAAAAATAATTTACCGCCGTCTGCTAAAGGTTGCAACAAACCAAATGGACCTGCACGGTTCGGACCTCTTCTGTCCTGCATGATGGCAGCCACTTTACGTTCTGCCCATGTGCTGTACATGGCAATCACCAATGATGCCGATACTACTACAATTATCAGCACCAACTTTTCAATTAAAAATATCCAGTCTATTAGTAAAAACATAAATTATTTTGTTATCAGCATTTCTGCGTTTACTCGTCACCGTTGTGTCACTCTCTTGTACTTTTTATCTCTATTCACTTAAGACCTCAAATGATCTTCTACATTCGGATTCGGAGCAAAGTTATTCGAATGCGCCGGTCCGTTTATTTTACTCAGATCGAGAGTGGGATCATTTACTCCACTTACTTCATGAATATCCATGATCAATTTCGGTGCTCGTCCATCCATTACTTCTTTGATCGTCTCTTTTGGAACTACTAAGCCTGGATATTTTCCTTGTGCAATCACCGAGTGACGATTAATATTTGCCAAACCTTCAATTTGCCAATCGCTTGTTTGCTTTTTATCGAAGCGACAAGTGTTACAGATCCAACCGGCTTTACCATCATAGCTTTGTACTTCACCCCATTCATCTTTACGCACTGTTACACGAAACACTTCATCGCCACGCAACCATAATGTTGCTTTACCGCAACAATCAGGGTTTTCGCAATTGCGATGTGCATATACCGGTTTTGTAAACCATACACGATTTTTAAACCGGAATGTTTTATCGGTTAAAGCGCCAACAGGACAAACATCTATCATGTTACCGCTAAAATCGTTTTCAATTGCTTTAGAAATGTAAGTGGAAATTTCTGCATGATCACCTCTGTCTAAAATACCATGTACACGTTTATCAGTTAACTGATCTGCCACATATGTGCAACGATAACACAATATGCAACGTGTCATGTGCAATTGTATGTACGAACCGATATCTTCTTTTTCAAACTCTCTTCTTTTAAATTCAAAGCGGGTGCCTTCTTTACCATGCTCGTAACCTAAATCCTGTAAATGACATTCACCAGCCTGATCGCATATCGGACAATCTAACGGATGATTAATTAATAAAAATTCAACCACACCGTTTCTTGCATCCGTTACTTTATCGCTGGTAATATTTTTTACTTCCATGCCATCCATCACCGTTGTTCTGCACGAAGCAACCAACTTCGGCATCGGACGTGGATCTTTTTCAGAGCCTTTGCTTACTTCCACCAAACATGTTCTGCATTTGCCACCACTGCCCTGCAACTTGCTGTAATAGCACATAGCCGGCGGCGTTACATCGCCACCAATTTTGCGTGCAGCATTTAATATAGTAGTGCCCGGCGCTACTTCGATAGTAATATTATCGATAGTAACTTTAAAATTTGCAGGCGCTGCTGGTTTTGTTTCTTCTGCCATATACAATTATGCTGTTACAGGAACATGAATAGGATCTGCATAGTGCATCAACCCATAATTTCTTCTTTGTGATTCATCAGGATTCAATACATGCCATTCAAACTCATCTCTAAAATGGCGAATAGCTGCTGCAACCGGCCAAGCCGCTGCATCACCCAACGGACAAATCGTATTACCTTCTATCTTACGCTGAATATCCCACAATAAATCAATATCGCTCATCTTTCCTTTACCGTATTCAATGTTCTTTAATATTTTTTCCATCCAACCGGTTCCCTCACGGCAGGGACTACACTGTCCGCAACTTTCATGATGATAAAAACGAGCTAATGATAAAGTATGACGAACCACACATTGGTCTTCATCAAACACAATAAAACCGCCGCTACCCATCATACTACCTGTTGCAAAACCGCCATCAGATAAACTTTCATAGTTCATCATACGTGATTCGCCTTTAGTTGTTTTCAATAATAAGTTAGCAGGCAATATGGGAACCGATGAACCACCGGGAATACAAGCTTTTAATTTTTTACCATTAGGAATGCCACCGCAATATTCATCACTGTAAATAAATTCTTCAACAGAAATGGTCATGTCGATTTCATACACTCCGGGTTTATTCAGATTACCACATGCAGAAATCAATTTTGTTCCGGTTGATTTACCAACACCAATCTTTGCATATTCCTCCCCACCATCATT
The Ferruginibacter albus DNA segment above includes these coding regions:
- a CDS encoding ExbD/TolR family protein yields the protein MAEMDTSSGGGHKKGPGVKKSKKLSTRVDLTPMVDLGFLLITFFIFTTTLSQPTTMKLLMPKDDIQDKDLTKIKESGALTILLGKNDQVYYYEGMDPTKLQSSTFKKIRQVVLTKKANTPVDDLFITIKPGKESDYKNVVDILDEMTINDIKRYAIDNPNDVEELVVTRTEQANGIK
- a CDS encoding ExbD/TolR family protein — protein: MGRAKVKRKGTSIDMTAMCDVAFLLLSFFILTAQFKPSEAVPIEIPSSVASKAASLNTDAFVVSINHEGKAFVELSDPGIRGKVFDEMEKLKGDQLPASLRTKFVNASMVPAPVGSLSQFLQMTPEQVKKTTLPGVPLDTLGGELKDWIAAGLAAYNGNVNNIHFIIKGDNLAKYPFISDVLTAFKKNEVFKYQLLTSPEAVPPGTELYKKSVQGIKQDD
- a CDS encoding MotA/TolQ/ExbB proton channel family protein, giving the protein MAETKPTSTSVQVKKSGNYVSWVVPVVAIIAGYLIWRFLLGADKNFTNPDPNGGFWPDHKGPIGNFVKMYEGGILVPLLIAAFLIVITFSIERLLTILKAAGTSSNADFIRKVQYHLANKNVDAAISEADKQKGSVGNVMKAGLRKYKEMIGTDSLDAEQKVLAIQKEVEEATALELPMLEKNLVFLSTIASIATLFGLLGTVMGMIRAFGNLGESAGSEAAKGLSQGISEALYNTALGIGTSALAIVMYNIFTTKIDSITYAIDESGFTLTQSFASLYK
- a CDS encoding ABC transporter permease; the protein is MKTVDSISLSFRTIKGNRLRTAITVIIMALGIMALIAIITAVDAVNNSLTESFSTMGANAFSIRYKERMIQFGGGKHGETKLVNKNSLKAKASSEGRVITYDQAKLFKQNYSFPAKVSIALSGPNNIVVNSDLKKTNPDVRVMGGDENYLALGGYTIATGRNFNQAEVENGENVCIIGEAVSEKLYDDPQKAIDKIINVANIHYRVIGVMQSRGSSAFFNADKIVITTYNNIRRIYGTGNQSYSIAIMVNDFKMMDVAVGEAIGAFRPIRKLDLTEDDNFYIDKSDSIASTLINSFGILRFATLIIAFITLIGAAIGLMNIMLVAVNERTKEIGLIKAIGGKSADVKAQFLWESILISLMGALFGIIAGVICGNLVAILVKTSFIIPWLWIIGGIAVCTLVGILAGLYPAYKAASLNPIEALRYE
- a CDS encoding NADH-quinone oxidoreductase subunit N, which codes for MNAIIFTAVWGIVMMFGGVFIKSKSTPKYLAIIGLIFILLANYCEIYRGKPFFVIDVKDALHFNSFSLTFITIILACTLLYFLLSGRDIEKVGEHVSEYFSLIFFVLCGACIAATFNTLLMLFIGIEIISIPLYILTGSDKRNLKSNEAALKYFLMGAFSTGIMLMGIAFVYGGNADVASFNITNINLGAGKMPTLIAVGLVFLLIAMSFKASAAPFHFWTPDVYDGAPTVFTSFMATIVKVAVFMAFIRLFEGAFGKVQQQWQALIVIITAATLLIGNITAVFQQSVKRMLAYSSIAQAGFMLLALFALNQQAKEGLVLYAAAYSLASIGMFAILLKMNDYTIDGFNGLIKQQPVLAVTAGIFLLSLTGVPLTAGFVSKFYMLLSAAQSVHFHWLIILAVLCAAVSAYYYFKIIQAIFFKENTTAQQTWDVTPAFKILLIITAALIIVLGLYPDIITEALHY
- a CDS encoding complex I subunit 4 family protein, whose amino-acid sequence is MLGDSITFPHLLIFFPLIAGLITFFLKKDSIVKVWAFIASLITLFISAASLYHADNAAYNGLTFNYEWLRYLGTSFSVSLDGVGRILTFLTAISFPIIFGATYKNEYKNSNVFYGLMLLAQCGLMGVFLATDALLFYFFWELALIPVYFLCSRWGGEKRIQATFKFFIYTFAGSLLMLVGIIFVYLHTAPTSYAPHSFAMNAFYNASLNHSQQNILFWLFFIAFAIKMPIFPFHTWQPDTYEQSPTAVTMVLSGIMVKMGLFALIRWLLPVFPLAVAKFDHVAIVLSIIGILYASLIAIQQDDLKRLVAYSSIAHIGLMSAAIFATKAIGLEGVIIQMFNHGINIIGLWIVIDLTEKQLGVRKISQLGGIATKAPVLTIALVVIAFANIALPLTNAFIGEFMMFSGLFEYNKWYAAIAGISVILAAVYTLNMVQKVFYGETNALTATVKEVSLNEKIVLAILVVLIFAIGIHPQPIFDLSKDTVSLLTKLVTR